Proteins encoded by one window of Flavobacterium sp. N502540:
- the cysC gene encoding adenylyl-sulfate kinase: protein MILIQFTGLSGSGKTTLAENVRQLLIEKKYKVEIIDGDVYRKTICKDLGFSKEDRCENVRRLFNVGRNFVVSDTIVLMSVINPYENLRNELRNHEFVRTVYLDCSIDNLIERDPKGLYKKALLSDNDPDKIKNFTGISDIFETPLQADLVLKTDIETVPVSTHKLYHFILNSLPDLV, encoded by the coding sequence ATGATTTTAATACAATTTACGGGATTATCGGGTTCGGGTAAAACAACATTAGCTGAAAATGTTCGACAGCTTTTAATCGAAAAAAAGTATAAAGTCGAGATAATTGATGGTGATGTATATCGGAAAACCATCTGTAAAGATCTGGGATTTTCTAAAGAAGACCGCTGTGAAAATGTCAGACGTCTTTTTAATGTCGGACGAAATTTTGTTGTATCAGACACGATCGTTTTGATGTCAGTTATAAATCCATATGAAAATCTGAGAAACGAATTGCGCAATCATGAATTTGTCAGAACTGTATATTTAGATTGTTCGATCGATAATTTAATCGAAAGAGATCCTAAAGGACTGTATAAAAAAGCATTATTATCGGATAATGATCCTGATAAAATAAAGAATTTTACAGGAATAAGCGATATTTTTGAAACTCCGCTACAAGCAGATTTAGTGCTGAAAACCGATATAGAAACCGTTCCTGTTTC